A section of the Paenibacillus aurantius genome encodes:
- a CDS encoding sigma-70 family RNA polymerase sigma factor, whose amino-acid sequence MKSNQAMQDYSQIIQKIKEYQQTNCEEIVTSLLMQYEPLVKMAAGKMSRNRPDLYEDLYQVGQMSLLRLFKHYDSSLGIQFEAYAMKSLIGHMKNFLRDKSWYIQVPRRIKEKGLLIQQTIDDLTMKLERSPNVDEIAVALDLSQEETIEVLAGRECYNYVSLDTPLSNDEGSATIGDLIGGDVDDYHTVEMRMDLQQAFVHLKEEEKKVLMMAYSEGQSQRTIAQALGISQMSVSRIQKRAIEKLKEHLSEKKGIDS is encoded by the coding sequence ATGAAGTCTAATCAGGCTATGCAGGATTACTCCCAAATCATTCAAAAAATTAAAGAGTACCAGCAGACGAACTGCGAGGAGATTGTCACCTCCCTTCTGATGCAGTACGAGCCCCTGGTCAAAATGGCGGCGGGAAAAATGTCCCGTAACCGGCCCGATCTGTACGAGGATTTGTATCAGGTCGGCCAGATGTCTTTGCTGCGCCTATTTAAGCATTACGATAGCTCGCTCGGCATTCAATTCGAAGCCTACGCGATGAAGAGCTTGATCGGGCACATGAAGAATTTTCTGCGGGACAAGTCCTGGTACATTCAGGTTCCGCGCCGGATCAAGGAGAAGGGGCTGCTGATCCAGCAGACCATCGACGACTTGACCATGAAGCTGGAGCGCTCGCCGAATGTCGACGAAATCGCGGTAGCCCTGGATCTTTCCCAGGAGGAAACGATCGAGGTTCTGGCCGGCCGGGAGTGCTACAACTATGTCTCGCTCGATACCCCTTTGTCGAACGACGAGGGAAGTGCCACGATCGGGGATCTCATCGGCGGCGATGTGGATGATTATCATACCGTCGAGATGAGAATGGACCTGCAGCAGGCTTTCGTTCACCTGAAGGAAGAGGAGAAGAAAGTGCTGATGATGGCCTACAGCGAAGGCCAGTCCCAACGAACGATCGCGCAGGCGCTCGGCATTTCGCAGATGAGCGTATCCCGTATCCAGAAGCGGGCGATCGAGAAGCTGAAGGAGCATCTATCCGAGAAGAAAGGGATAGACAGCTGA
- a CDS encoding helix-turn-helix domain-containing protein, whose amino-acid sequence MKQPWRKGEDLEMNNNWFRRLLLSYLPVFFIVTTILFIVFFQVFNEQNRKEALKANEFLGSQVMQYLDNSLRSIDFKVLREMLTNPSLKNYFANSPLDDVTAAIQAVGVMDELKLESPLIHSIYLVRDRDNTVLSNGKRIPLEDFPDAAFIKASRDHHVLRWEGARDFKAFPSQTPVRVMTLVRGESTGEDGLVVVNVDLPTVEKTILQMYDPNFTFVHVLNRAGEALWEPENPGKAGSAKLSKGEVFSEFTSSYGGWKVQTGLANGKVVKFALEFYTVWFAFAIVVVLIGVAWVIYVTRRNYKPIQQIVTLIQTVASQKKPGPERLQGNEFGFIQTTLESMIDQTRQYRQTYEENLILQKKYFFQELLEGKKAYDKEEFRAEMDKFHIPFLDSLDNRWTAAVVEMDRYRQFTEDYHEQDQSLLKFVLSTVLQETAQQAGTEVWAEWLSDRRLTAMLWVKENRPPGLFEQKLLSTYREWVEQNLGFTVTVGVGKQAEDLTGLRESLKEASHALAYKAALGCNRILPRSEVPDTNRDVYGFLQTISRLVQAMRLSEDEWEKHFDHLFQQMKSSVLSRQEIWNTMELLVQHYEREFGELSREYQELWADSLQELLKNLEDWETVEDLRRLCYESFRELAEKMGSMRHAKKNRTLILEIRRYVEENYSNPELSLTYLSEKFSINPKYLSKLFKEEIGDKFLDMLIRHRMEKAKQLMLETDKPIQEISEEVGYTNYNSFNRAFKNAVGVPPSDFRKQV is encoded by the coding sequence TTGAAGCAACCATGGCGGAAGGGAGAGGACCTCGAGATGAACAACAATTGGTTCAGACGATTGCTCCTGTCCTATCTTCCTGTTTTTTTTATTGTGACGACGATCCTGTTTATCGTCTTCTTCCAGGTCTTTAACGAGCAGAACCGCAAGGAGGCACTGAAGGCCAACGAATTTCTGGGGTCTCAGGTGATGCAGTATTTGGACAATTCGCTGCGCTCCATCGACTTCAAGGTTCTTCGGGAAATGCTGACCAATCCCAGCCTCAAAAATTATTTCGCGAATTCCCCGCTGGACGATGTGACGGCCGCCATCCAGGCGGTAGGGGTTATGGACGAACTGAAGCTGGAATCTCCGCTCATTCATTCGATCTATTTGGTGCGGGACCGGGACAATACGGTGTTAAGCAACGGGAAACGGATTCCGCTGGAGGACTTTCCGGATGCGGCGTTCATCAAGGCGAGCCGGGATCATCATGTTCTGCGGTGGGAAGGAGCGAGGGATTTCAAAGCCTTCCCCTCGCAGACACCGGTTCGGGTGATGACGCTCGTGCGCGGCGAGAGCACCGGGGAAGACGGGCTCGTGGTCGTTAATGTCGATTTGCCCACGGTCGAGAAGACCATTCTTCAAATGTACGATCCGAATTTTACTTTCGTCCATGTCCTGAACCGGGCGGGTGAAGCGCTTTGGGAGCCGGAAAATCCGGGGAAAGCCGGCTCGGCGAAGCTGTCCAAAGGCGAGGTGTTCTCGGAGTTTACCTCCAGCTACGGAGGATGGAAAGTGCAGACGGGGCTTGCCAACGGGAAGGTCGTGAAATTCGCCCTTGAGTTCTACACGGTCTGGTTTGCCTTTGCCATTGTCGTGGTGCTGATTGGAGTGGCGTGGGTCATCTATGTCACCCGGCGGAATTACAAGCCGATCCAGCAGATTGTGACGCTCATCCAGACGGTGGCGTCGCAGAAGAAGCCGGGGCCCGAGCGCCTGCAGGGGAACGAGTTCGGGTTTATTCAAACGACGCTGGAGTCGATGATTGACCAGACCCGCCAATACCGGCAAACCTACGAGGAGAACTTGATCCTCCAGAAGAAATACTTCTTCCAGGAGCTGCTCGAAGGGAAGAAGGCTTACGACAAGGAGGAGTTTCGGGCGGAGATGGACAAATTCCATATTCCGTTCTTGGACTCCTTGGACAACCGGTGGACGGCAGCCGTTGTGGAGATGGACCGGTACCGACAATTTACCGAGGATTATCACGAGCAGGATCAATCGCTGCTGAAGTTCGTCCTCTCCACGGTGCTTCAGGAAACGGCCCAGCAGGCCGGCACGGAGGTATGGGCGGAGTGGCTGTCCGACCGCCGGCTTACGGCCATGCTGTGGGTAAAGGAGAACCGGCCCCCGGGCTTATTCGAGCAGAAGCTGCTTTCGACCTACCGGGAGTGGGTGGAGCAGAATCTCGGGTTTACCGTTACGGTCGGGGTGGGCAAGCAGGCGGAGGACCTGACCGGACTGAGAGAGTCCCTGAAGGAGGCCAGCCACGCCCTGGCTTATAAAGCCGCCCTCGGCTGCAACCGGATCCTTCCGCGGAGCGAGGTGCCGGACACGAACCGGGATGTGTATGGCTTTCTCCAAACCATCTCCCGGCTCGTTCAGGCCATGCGGCTATCCGAGGACGAGTGGGAGAAGCATTTTGATCACCTGTTCCAGCAAATGAAGTCCTCGGTCCTGTCCCGCCAGGAAATCTGGAACACGATGGAGCTGCTCGTCCAGCATTATGAGCGGGAATTCGGGGAGCTTTCCCGGGAGTACCAGGAACTGTGGGCGGATTCTCTCCAAGAACTGTTGAAGAATTTGGAGGATTGGGAGACGGTGGAGGATCTCCGGAGGCTGTGCTACGAGTCCTTCCGGGAGCTCGCGGAGAAGATGGGCTCCATGCGCCATGCCAAGAAGAACCGGACGCTTATTCTGGAAATCCGCCGGTATGTCGAGGAGAATTACAGCAACCCGGAGCTGTCGCTTACTTATTTAAGCGAGAAGTTTAGCATCAATCCGAAGTACTTGAGCAAGCTGTTCAAAGAAGAGATCGGCGATAAATTTCTCGACATGCTCATCCGGCACCGGATGGAGAAGGCGAAGCAGCTTATGCTCGAGACGGACAAGCCGATCCAGGAAATCAGCGAGGAAGTGGGCTATACCAACTACAACTCGTTTAACCGGGCCTTTAAGAACGCGGTGGGGGTCCCGCCGAGCGATTTCCGGAAGCAGGTGTAG
- a CDS encoding ABC transporter permease encodes MSKPTDSLSAPATLQRIARKREHPFIKSLKRHWELYLLVLPPVLYLFIFKYIPMAGVQIAFKNYSVVKGIWGSPWVGFDHFQTFFHSPNFWRLIQNTIGISFYSLIAGFPIPILLALALNEIRTGFFKKTVQMVTYAPHFISTVVMVSIIILMLSPHVGVVDRLFGLLGLPQTNFLGIPEYFKSIYVWSGVWQTMGYSSIIYMAALAGVDPSLYEAAKMDGASRFKKMLHIDIPSLIPITVIMLILSLGSVMGVGFEKIFLMQNPLNTSASEVIATYVYKVGLVGANFSFSAAVGLFNSIINLILLIIVNTVSRRVSENSLW; translated from the coding sequence ATGAGTAAACCAACCGACAGCCTGTCCGCTCCTGCTACGCTCCAAAGGATCGCACGCAAACGGGAGCATCCCTTCATCAAGAGCCTGAAGAGACATTGGGAGCTCTACCTGCTGGTTCTGCCGCCGGTTCTGTATCTTTTTATTTTCAAATACATTCCGATGGCCGGCGTACAGATCGCCTTCAAGAACTACAGCGTCGTCAAAGGCATCTGGGGAAGTCCCTGGGTCGGCTTCGATCATTTTCAAACCTTCTTCCATTCGCCTAACTTCTGGCGGCTGATCCAGAATACGATCGGCATCTCGTTCTACTCGCTGATTGCCGGCTTCCCGATTCCCATTCTGCTGGCGCTGGCGCTAAACGAGATCCGGACGGGCTTCTTCAAGAAGACGGTGCAGATGGTGACCTATGCGCCTCATTTTATATCGACGGTCGTTATGGTATCCATCATCATCCTCATGCTGTCTCCCCATGTAGGGGTGGTGGACCGGCTGTTCGGCCTGCTCGGCCTGCCGCAAACCAACTTCCTCGGGATCCCGGAATACTTCAAATCGATTTATGTATGGTCAGGAGTCTGGCAGACGATGGGGTACTCCTCCATCATCTATATGGCGGCACTCGCCGGAGTGGATCCCTCGCTGTATGAGGCCGCGAAGATGGACGGAGCCTCCCGCTTCAAGAAAATGCTGCATATCGACATCCCAAGCCTCATTCCCATTACCGTCATTATGCTGATTCTAAGTCTGGGCAGCGTGATGGGCGTCGGCTTCGAGAAAATCTTCCTGATGCAGAACCCGTTGAATACGAGCGCTTCGGAAGTTATTGCGACGTATGTGTACAAGGTCGGTCTGGTCGGGGCGAACTTCAGCTTCTCGGCGGCGGTCGGGTTGTTCAACTCCATCATCAATCTCATTCTGCTCATCATTGTGAATACGGTTTCCCGCAGGGTTTCGGAGAACAGCCTGTGGTAA
- a CDS encoding sialidase family protein, whose translation MAGIVSEKQYLFAEGQPFQSSHASTLALLPDGGTAAAWFAGSYEKSSDVAIWMALRGNGVWSAPFKAADEEGIAHWNPVLLPLEDKLLLFYKVGHEITDWSTRFTVSRDGGRTWSEPRELVPGDVGGRGPVRCKPIVLPDGTIAAPASVERHDPDAPGKQIWEAFVDLSSDGGVTWTKSAPVPMDLESYVGTRHWFARGLIQPTLWSSGGSRVHMLLRSTEGWIYRSDSEDNGRTWCEAYPTTLPHNNSGIDVTRMENGTLALIFNPVRGYSTESPRTPLVIRFSNDNGETWEDEVVLENEPGEYSYPAIVSKGRTLYVTYTWKRDRIAFWTLTLPDE comes from the coding sequence ATGGCCGGAATCGTTTCAGAGAAACAATATCTTTTTGCGGAGGGTCAGCCTTTCCAAAGCAGTCATGCCTCGACGCTTGCCCTGCTGCCGGACGGCGGGACAGCGGCGGCCTGGTTTGCCGGTAGTTACGAGAAATCAAGCGATGTGGCCATCTGGATGGCTCTGCGGGGGAATGGCGTCTGGTCGGCTCCGTTCAAAGCGGCGGACGAGGAGGGCATCGCTCATTGGAACCCGGTGCTGCTTCCCTTGGAGGACAAGCTCCTTCTCTTTTACAAGGTGGGGCATGAAATTACCGATTGGTCCACCCGCTTCACGGTGTCCCGGGACGGAGGGAGAACTTGGTCGGAGCCGAGGGAGCTGGTACCGGGGGATGTCGGAGGGCGCGGCCCCGTCCGCTGCAAGCCGATTGTCCTCCCGGATGGAACGATAGCGGCCCCCGCCTCGGTGGAGAGGCATGATCCGGATGCCCCCGGTAAACAGATCTGGGAGGCCTTTGTCGACCTCTCCTCGGACGGGGGAGTTACCTGGACGAAAAGCGCCCCGGTGCCGATGGACTTAGAGAGCTATGTGGGCACCCGCCACTGGTTCGCCCGGGGGCTCATTCAGCCGACTCTGTGGTCCTCCGGCGGCAGCCGGGTCCATATGCTGCTGCGGAGCACCGAGGGCTGGATCTACCGCAGTGATTCGGAGGACAACGGACGCACCTGGTGCGAGGCGTACCCGACCACCCTTCCCCATAACAACAGCGGGATCGACGTTACCCGGATGGAGAATGGGACGCTCGCTCTGATCTTCAATCCCGTCCGCGGCTATTCGACGGAAAGCCCCCGAACCCCTCTGGTTATCCGGTTCTCGAACGACAATGGAGAAACATGGGAAGACGAAGTGGTGCTCGAGAACGAGCCCGGGGAATATTCGTACCCGGCCATCGTATCGAAGGGCCGTACCTTATATGTGACTTATACCTGGAAAAGGGACCGGATCGCCTTCTGGACGTTGACGCTGCCCGACGAGTAA
- a CDS encoding alpha-L-fucosidase, with product MSEKIDNNEEQHEAIVETGVHNFSKEEEWVKPEDPLLLERLEWFKDQKLGLMMHWGPYSQLGLVESWALSDDDGNWSRDDINWTDDMEEFKRQYFDLNRTFNPVRLQPDVWAELAADNGFRYFLFTTKHHDGFCMWDTHTTDYRVTGPDTPFHTHKYADICRELFDAFRAKGLAISAYFSKADWHTPYYWAPGMERGRHMWRGPSYDPEKYPWLWEKFVDFTHEQIMELLTKYGRIDCLWLDAGWVREGRSGQDIRLGEVVERARRTQPWLLAADRTVGGPYENIVTPEQTIPERPMNIPWESCITMGTSFSFRYEDTYKTPRQLAHILLEVVAKGGNLALNVGPQPDGRLPEGAIRSMKGLGAWLKENGEGIYGTRVCEPAFTGEWAFTRKDTTGYAFRLYRSEAETVSRQLVIPYPGDVSRIELIGTEEALEFERTTDGWAVTLPETALSEKAPITHAFRMVTR from the coding sequence ATGAGTGAAAAGATAGACAACAACGAGGAGCAGCACGAAGCGATCGTGGAAACGGGCGTTCACAACTTCAGCAAGGAAGAGGAGTGGGTGAAGCCGGAGGATCCTCTGCTCTTGGAGCGGCTGGAATGGTTCAAGGACCAGAAGCTAGGCCTGATGATGCACTGGGGACCGTATTCCCAGCTGGGCCTGGTGGAATCGTGGGCCCTTAGCGATGACGACGGGAACTGGTCCCGGGACGACATCAACTGGACGGACGACATGGAGGAATTCAAGCGCCAGTACTTCGACCTGAACCGGACGTTCAATCCGGTGCGCCTGCAGCCGGACGTGTGGGCGGAACTTGCGGCCGACAACGGCTTCCGCTACTTCCTCTTTACCACCAAGCACCACGACGGCTTCTGCATGTGGGACACCCACACGACGGATTACCGGGTCACCGGACCGGACACTCCTTTTCATACCCATAAATATGCGGACATCTGCCGGGAGCTCTTCGATGCGTTCCGGGCCAAGGGACTGGCCATCTCCGCTTATTTCTCGAAAGCGGACTGGCATACTCCGTATTATTGGGCCCCGGGCATGGAACGCGGCCGCCACATGTGGCGGGGACCGTCCTATGACCCGGAGAAGTATCCGTGGCTGTGGGAGAAATTTGTGGACTTCACCCATGAGCAGATCATGGAGCTCCTGACGAAGTACGGACGCATTGACTGCCTGTGGCTCGATGCGGGCTGGGTACGCGAAGGCCGGAGCGGCCAGGACATCCGTCTCGGCGAAGTCGTGGAAAGAGCCCGCCGGACCCAGCCGTGGCTGCTGGCCGCGGACCGGACCGTAGGCGGGCCGTATGAGAATATTGTCACGCCGGAGCAGACGATCCCGGAGCGGCCCATGAACATCCCGTGGGAAAGCTGCATCACGATGGGCACCTCCTTCTCGTTCCGGTATGAAGACACCTACAAAACCCCGCGGCAGTTGGCTCATATCCTCCTCGAGGTGGTGGCCAAGGGCGGGAACCTCGCGCTTAACGTTGGTCCCCAGCCGGACGGACGGCTTCCGGAAGGTGCCATCCGCAGCATGAAAGGGCTCGGCGCCTGGCTGAAGGAAAACGGCGAGGGCATCTACGGAACGCGGGTTTGCGAGCCGGCCTTTACCGGCGAATGGGCGTTCACCCGCAAGGACACGACCGGCTACGCCTTCCGTCTCTACCGCAGCGAAGCGGAGACGGTCAGCCGGCAGCTTGTCATTCCTTACCCGGGGGACGTCTCCCGCATCGAGCTTATCGGCACGGAAGAGGCGCTGGAGTTCGAAAGAACGACGGACGGATGGGCGGTCACCCTGCCGGAGACGGCGCTTTCGGAGAAGGCTCCAATCACCCATGCGTTTCGCATGGTGACCCGCTGA
- a CDS encoding type 2 periplasmic-binding domain-containing protein translates to MKKSLSVLLAIILASFTILAACGKQDSQSGGSGGGENGGPVSMTFFAPQGKAPMEENEFTKFIEKKFNVKLKWDLAPSDALQDRRQLLLASGDYPEVFLHGKFTTSDLQNYGKQGVFLPLNDLLAKYAPNITKQMEDKPYFKDAITAPDGNIYALPIFNECYHCTYSQKYWINKEWLDKLGLKMPTTTDELYTVLKAFKTKDPNGNGKADEIPLTGAPNKYVWNGNIDAFLMNSFIYNDNDKYLIVKDGKISFAANQPEWKQGLEYMNKLYKEGLVDPASFTQNDQAVGQLGNKEGDEAVGSITTALISYLVNTYEKDKTRHQHWEIVPPLKGPNGVQTTGASQSVGEFEFAITNKASEAQQIAAIKIADYMFSEEGALYAEYGPTEGKGWKKAEPDEKNIDGKPAKYSYYNLPERDKNVIVNESWSQIGAHDLSKTFRDLFAEGQDPMTPEGYGTRLAKATQVYQPYAPKETYPANVFIRTEDTENAAQLTTAIKDYVVSNMAQFIIGSKSIDKDWDAYVKGFDGLNLKEYLAIYQRALEKKEK, encoded by the coding sequence TTGAAAAAATCATTGTCTGTGCTTTTGGCCATCATTCTGGCATCGTTTACGATACTTGCCGCCTGCGGAAAGCAGGATAGCCAGTCCGGAGGGTCCGGAGGGGGCGAGAACGGCGGCCCCGTGAGTATGACCTTCTTTGCTCCTCAAGGGAAAGCCCCTATGGAGGAGAACGAGTTCACGAAATTCATCGAGAAGAAATTCAACGTCAAGCTGAAGTGGGACCTCGCCCCGTCGGATGCCCTGCAGGACCGCCGCCAGCTGCTTCTGGCAAGCGGCGACTATCCGGAGGTTTTCCTTCACGGCAAGTTCACCACTTCGGATCTTCAGAACTACGGTAAACAGGGCGTCTTCCTGCCCCTGAACGACCTGCTGGCCAAGTACGCACCGAATATTACGAAGCAGATGGAAGACAAGCCGTACTTCAAGGATGCCATTACCGCACCGGACGGCAACATCTATGCGCTTCCGATCTTCAACGAATGCTACCACTGCACCTATTCGCAGAAGTATTGGATCAACAAGGAATGGCTCGACAAGCTGGGGCTCAAAATGCCTACGACGACCGATGAGCTTTATACGGTTCTGAAGGCCTTCAAAACCAAAGACCCGAACGGCAACGGAAAGGCGGATGAAATTCCTCTTACCGGAGCCCCGAACAAATACGTATGGAACGGGAACATCGATGCGTTCCTGATGAACAGCTTTATTTACAACGACAACGACAAGTACTTGATCGTCAAGGACGGCAAAATAAGCTTTGCCGCCAACCAGCCGGAATGGAAGCAAGGCCTGGAATACATGAACAAGCTCTACAAGGAAGGCTTGGTGGATCCGGCTTCCTTCACCCAGAACGACCAGGCGGTCGGACAGCTCGGGAACAAGGAAGGCGACGAAGCGGTCGGCTCCATTACCACGGCGCTCATCAGTTACCTGGTGAACACTTATGAGAAAGATAAGACCCGTCACCAGCACTGGGAAATTGTTCCCCCTCTGAAGGGGCCAAACGGCGTTCAGACGACCGGTGCTTCGCAAAGCGTAGGGGAATTTGAATTCGCCATTACGAACAAAGCCTCCGAGGCCCAGCAGATTGCGGCGATCAAGATTGCGGATTATATGTTCAGCGAAGAGGGCGCCCTCTATGCCGAATACGGTCCGACGGAAGGGAAAGGCTGGAAGAAGGCGGAGCCGGATGAGAAGAATATCGACGGCAAGCCGGCCAAGTACAGCTATTACAACCTGCCGGAGCGCGATAAGAATGTTATCGTGAACGAGAGCTGGTCCCAGATCGGTGCGCATGACCTGTCCAAGACATTCCGCGACTTGTTCGCCGAAGGCCAGGATCCTATGACACCGGAAGGCTACGGCACCCGCTTGGCCAAGGCTACGCAGGTATACCAGCCTTATGCTCCTAAGGAAACCTATCCGGCCAATGTCTTTATCCGCACGGAAGATACGGAGAATGCGGCTCAGCTGACGACGGCCATCAAGGATTACGTCGTCTCCAACATGGCGCAGTTCATCATCGGCAGCAAAAGCATCGATAAAGACTGGGATGCGTACGTGAAGGGCTTCGACGGCCTGAACCTCAAGGAATATCTGGCCATTTATCAACGCGCGCTGGAGAAGAAAGAGAAATAA
- a CDS encoding alpha-L-fucosidase: protein MAANAEAAFIKAAARVAPSERQAAWQEMEFYAFIHYTVNTYTDREWGLGNEDPSLFAPTDLSADQWVEACKSAGMTGLILTCKHHDGFCLWPSAYTGHTVAASPWKDGRGDLVKEVAEACRRGGLRFGIYLSPWDRHEPTYGDSPAYNGFFLNQLRELLTGYGEIFCVWFDGACGEGPNGKRQVYDWEAYYRLIRELQPQAVISVCGPDVRWCGNEAGHTRPSEWSVVPGHLRDNEKIQEQSQQADDGRFAARIRTDDRDLGSRDVIRPFADDLVWYPAEVNTSIRPGWFYHASEDDKVKSLEELLAVYYGAVGGNATFLLNLPPDKRGRIHENDAVRLKELGEALRSAFRTNLAAEAAMEASETKDEENRASHVLDGRRETFWCPKEGTERASIELDLGEPQTFSRVVLMEHLRSGQRVESFLLEGRTEDDWKEIYRGTVIGYKKIAVFPPVTFRYLRITILESRWCPTLSFLGVYGPEGENGKAGDNGALCPPGKKDIP from the coding sequence ATGGCAGCGAATGCGGAGGCCGCTTTCATCAAGGCGGCGGCGCGGGTAGCCCCATCCGAACGGCAGGCGGCCTGGCAGGAGATGGAGTTCTACGCCTTCATTCATTATACGGTCAATACTTACACGGACCGGGAATGGGGGCTCGGGAACGAGGACCCTTCCTTGTTCGCCCCCACCGATCTTTCCGCCGACCAGTGGGTCGAAGCGTGCAAGAGCGCCGGCATGACGGGCCTGATCCTGACGTGCAAGCATCATGACGGGTTCTGTTTATGGCCGAGCGCCTATACCGGTCATACGGTAGCAGCCAGCCCGTGGAAGGACGGCAGGGGGGATCTGGTCAAAGAGGTAGCGGAGGCGTGCCGCCGCGGCGGGCTCCGGTTCGGCATCTACCTGTCTCCCTGGGACCGGCATGAGCCGACCTATGGGGATTCCCCGGCGTATAACGGGTTCTTCCTGAACCAGCTGAGGGAGCTCTTGACGGGGTACGGGGAGATCTTCTGCGTATGGTTCGACGGCGCCTGCGGGGAAGGCCCGAACGGCAAGAGGCAGGTCTACGACTGGGAAGCCTATTACCGGCTCATTCGGGAGCTGCAGCCTCAGGCTGTTATTTCGGTGTGCGGCCCCGATGTGCGCTGGTGCGGCAATGAGGCGGGGCATACCCGGCCGTCCGAATGGAGCGTGGTTCCGGGCCATTTGCGGGATAACGAGAAGATCCAGGAGCAGTCGCAGCAGGCGGATGACGGCCGGTTCGCGGCACGGATCCGGACCGATGACCGCGACCTGGGAAGCCGGGACGTGATCCGCCCCTTCGCCGATGATCTGGTCTGGTACCCCGCGGAGGTCAACACCTCGATAAGGCCGGGGTGGTTCTACCATGCCTCGGAGGACGATAAGGTCAAATCGCTTGAGGAGCTGCTGGCGGTTTACTACGGGGCTGTCGGCGGCAACGCCACCTTCCTGCTGAACCTGCCCCCGGACAAGCGGGGGCGAATTCACGAGAATGATGCCGTCCGGCTGAAGGAGCTCGGGGAGGCGCTTCGCTCCGCGTTCCGGACCAATCTGGCAGCGGAGGCCGCCATGGAGGCGTCGGAAACGAAGGACGAGGAGAATCGGGCTTCCCATGTACTCGACGGCCGGCGCGAAACGTTCTGGTGCCCCAAGGAAGGGACCGAGCGTGCTTCGATCGAGCTCGACTTAGGGGAGCCCCAAACGTTCAGCCGGGTGGTGCTGATGGAGCATCTGCGGTCCGGGCAGCGGGTGGAAAGCTTCCTCCTGGAAGGCAGAACGGAAGACGATTGGAAGGAAATTTACCGCGGAACCGTGATCGGCTATAAGAAAATAGCTGTCTTCCCTCCGGTGACCTTCCGTTACCTCCGGATAACCATTCTCGAATCGAGGTGGTGCCCGACGCTGTCCTTCCTTGGGGTTTACGGGCCGGAAGGGGAAAATGGCAAAGCAGGCGATAATGGAGCATTGTGCCCCCCGGGGAAAAAGGATATACCGTAG
- a CDS encoding carbohydrate ABC transporter permease has product MFKRNRIKEPVGDRIFMGFNYLFLSLVLLIVFYPLLFIVSSSLSSSGAVMSGKVWLLPVDFNLKAYASIFRSSQLMVGYYNTIIYTVVGTLINVTLTVMLAYPLSRKTFYGRGLIMIFMMVTMFFDGGLIPTYLLMKGLHLLDTRWAMWLPGALAVFQVIVARTFFQTSIPEELGEAAQMDGCRDIRYLISVVLPLSAPILAVMTLMYAVGHWNAYFDALIYLRTEKLFPLQYVLRNLLILNAADPQMLANTTAKLRDQGFEQVLKYALIVVASIPVLIIYPFVQRHFVKGVMIGSLKG; this is encoded by the coding sequence ATGTTTAAACGTAATCGGATCAAAGAACCGGTGGGCGACCGGATTTTTATGGGCTTCAACTACTTGTTTCTGAGCCTTGTGCTGCTGATTGTGTTTTACCCGCTTCTCTTTATCGTAAGCTCCTCCTTGAGCTCCTCGGGAGCGGTCATGTCGGGTAAGGTTTGGCTCCTTCCCGTCGACTTTAATCTGAAAGCGTATGCGTCCATCTTCCGAAGCTCCCAGCTCATGGTGGGCTACTACAATACGATTATCTATACGGTGGTCGGGACGCTGATTAATGTGACGTTGACCGTGATGCTTGCGTATCCTCTCTCCCGCAAGACGTTTTACGGCAGGGGCCTCATCATGATCTTTATGATGGTTACCATGTTTTTCGATGGCGGCCTTATCCCTACGTATCTGCTTATGAAGGGCCTTCATCTTCTTGATACGCGGTGGGCGATGTGGCTGCCGGGGGCGCTCGCCGTCTTCCAGGTCATTGTGGCCCGGACCTTCTTTCAGACCTCTATTCCGGAGGAGCTCGGAGAAGCCGCTCAGATGGACGGCTGCCGGGATATCCGGTACCTGATCAGTGTCGTGCTTCCCTTGTCCGCCCCTATTCTGGCGGTCATGACCCTGATGTACGCCGTCGGCCACTGGAACGCTTACTTCGACGCCCTGATTTACCTGCGTACTGAGAAGCTGTTCCCTCTGCAGTACGTGCTCCGCAACCTGCTGATTCTGAATGCCGCCGACCCGCAGATGCTGGCGAACACCACCGCGAAGCTGCGCGATCAAGGGTTCGAGCAGGTTCTGAAATATGCTTTGATTGTCGTGGCCAGCATTCCGGTCCTGATCATCTACCCGTTCGTTCAACGGCATTTTGTTAAGGGTGTCATGATCGGTTCCTTGAAAGGATGA